The window AAAAGCGGTGATGTTGAAAATATGGGAGGAATCGCCGCAGTGATAATGGACAAGGTAGTACGCATGTATTTTCCCGCGTCATGGTATAATTCCATGCTTGGAGGAAATATCGCTTCACTTGTCTGCTTTGCGGGCGTATCGGTCGCATCCGCGTTTGTGTTATCATTTCTTTTTGCGAAAAACCTTTCGCGTATGAACGCCCGAATTACAGGCGTCAAGTCAAAAGGCGACTTTTCCATTGCAAAAAACGGAGTAAAATCCGGTTCTGCGTTTGGCGCCCTTTTCGTACGGGAAGCGAGAAGATATTTTTCTTCTGTAATATATGTCACAAACACTTTATTCGGATCTGTCCTCATGGTCATCGCTTCCGTTGCCATATGGTTTGTCGGAGATGAGACGATTGCAATGCTTGTTTCCAATTCCGCAATGCCCGCCGGACTCATTGATTTTGTTTTGCCGTATGCGATCGGCTTCTGCGTAATGGTCGGCTGTACGTCGGTTTCCTCGGTATCCCTGGAGGGCAACCGTATTTGGATACTAAAATCGCTTCCGGTTGATACTGTCAGAATACTCGGCGTGAAGGTGCTGCTGAGCTTTGTTCTTTCGGCGCCTGCTGCGGTGCTGGCGGCTATTTCTGTCGGACTAAGACTTTCATTGAACCCCGGAGTCATTGCCGTCACCGTCATGCATTGTCTTGCTTACGTCGTATTCTGCTCGGTTTTCGGCTTGATAATCAATCTTCTTTTTCCTAAAATGCAGTGGCAGAACGATGCTGAGGTCGTGAAGCAATCAGCCTCGGTGATGGTTGCCATGTTTTCAAATATGGTGTTGCTTGCCATTATTGTTTTTGCCGGTATTTACACCGGAGCTGGCTCGGTCATGCTGAATTTAGCCGTTGCGGTAGTGTTTATTATCGTGGATGCCGTCATGTGGAAGCTTATCAGCGGATGGGGTACCAAAAAATTCTTAAAAATCAATTAAAAGCCGGTGAATTCCGATGAAAATCCTGATGGCGACAAACGGCCTTGACATAGGCGGTGCGGAAACTCATATACTTGAGCTTTGTCTTGCGCTCAGACGCATGGGACACGATATCACGGTCGCTTCAAACGGGGGAGTATACGAAGCCGATCTTGCCAGTGCCGGGGTGCGCTGCGTTCGTTTACCGCTTAACAGCAAAAAGCTGAAAGACGTGTTCGCTTCGCGCGCGGGGCTTGCCCGGCTGATAAAAACAGAGCGGTACGACATTGTGCATGCCCACGCGCGCATTCCCGCCGCGATCCTCGGATCGCTGAGGCGTTCTCTTAAATTTAAATTCGTCACTACCGCTCATTGGGTATTCAATCTACGTCCGCTCTGGCGGTTGCTTGCAAATTGGGGCGACCGCTGTATAGCGGTCAGCGAGGATATCAAGCAATATGTCATTGATGAATATTCATATTATCCCGATTCGGTTTCGGTTACGATAAACGGCATTGATACAGTTAAGTTTTCTCCCGATACGCCATGTGCGGATATCGCGGAGAGCTTCGGAATGAAGTCCGGAGTAAAAACAGTATTATGCGTGAGCCGTATAGATACGGACAGGAGCCTGTCCGCGTTTCTTTTATGCGACGCGGCGTTTGAGCTTTTCAAATCAGGCAGGAAGCTCAATGTCGTGATAGTGGGAGCGGGTTCGGATTACAAGAAGCTGAATGAAAAGGTCCGGGAGATAAACGAATGCACTGGCTGCGAATTGATAAAGCTTGCCGGCTCACATACGGATATAAATAAATTTATCGCCGCCTGCGATATTTTTGTCGGGGTTTCCCGGGCGGCGCTTGAGGCGATGTCCGCCGCGCGTCCTGTTATCCTTGCCGGCAACGAGGGATATCTTGGGATTTATCGCAAAGAGCTTTTCGAAAAGGCATACGACGGCAATTTTTGCTGCCGCCAAACGCGATCCGCATCCGTGGAAGAGCTTGCGCGAGATATAGAAAGCCTGATGGACATGCCGGACAAAGAGCTTGCGGTGATCGCGGGAGAAAATCGCGAGCTTATCAAACAGGTTTATTCCGTTGAACACATGGCTGATGATTATCTGAGAACATACAGTGAGCTTGCGCCGTATGAAACGTTTAAATTACCCGATATAGTGATAAGCGGTTATTACGGCTTCGGCAATATGGGCGACGATTCGTTCCTGCAGGTTATGGTGCGGGAGATAAAAAAAGCGCGTCCCGGCGTGAAGCTGTGCGTGCTTTCAAAAACGCCGCGCAAAACGGCGCAGATTTACGGTGTAATGTCAATTGGCAGACTTAGAATTATCAAGATATATTCTTTGATGCGCTCCGCATCTCTTTTGATAAGCGGAGGCGGCAGCCTGATGCAGGACGAAACGAGCAGCAGATCGTTTATATATTATACTGTCGTCATGCGTATAGCGAAGCTTGCCGGCGCGAAGCTTATGATATATTCAAACGGTATAGGGCCGATCAACAATAACTCAAATATAAAAACAGCACAGGATTTACTGACCGCGGCTGATGCCGTTACACTCAGAGAACCGTCGAGTTATGAATTTTGCAAAAAATTACCCGGCATAAAGGCAGAGCTTTCGTGTGATCCCGCACTTTTATTGGAGCCATGCGGAAAAAAGCGTGAGGAACTCTTATTAAAAAAATGCGGTATATGTGACTTCAACTGTAACTGTAACTTCAACTGCAACAACAGCGAATATAAGAAATATTTTGCCGTTTCTGTCAGAAGTTGCACAAATAAGCGGCATCTTGTCGAAGAACTTGGCAAATTTTGCGCCGGTATGCGCGCGAAGGGATACGAGCCTGTTTTCTTTCCCCTACAACGGAAAGCGGACATGGGTATATCAATGCGTGTTCAAAAAGCCTGCGGAGGAGGTATTATCGCGAAGGAATTGACCGCCGGTGAGTTGATCGCTGTACTGAAACGAATGGAATTTGTCGTTGGAATGCGGCTTCATATACTTATATACGCTTCGGCGGCAGGGAAAAATGCAATCGGAATAGCTTATGATCCTAAGATACGCGATTTTCTTGAATATATCGATTCATCATTTTGCGTTATGGCAGAAAGTTTTACCGCAAATGAGCTTACTGAGATGTCTGAAGATATAATCATTCATAAAAACGAATATGAGCAAAAGCTAACCGGAAGGGTGCGCGAATTAAAAAAACTCGCCGTACGCGATGCGCGCACGGCGGCTGAGTTTGTACCCGCAAAGGATTAACAATTCAGTTTAATTTATTTTTCTCTATGAGATCAATGATTTTTTTGCCATTGTATACACTGTCCCAGTCCTTTTCAAAGTCATCCATCGCATAAAGGGTAAGGGGATGGTATAAAAGCTTATCGAACATATCAGGTGATATCGTGACGGACTGCGCGCCTGCCATGACGGTCTTATGAACCTGTTCGACATTTTTAAAGCTTGCGGCAAGAACCTTTGACTTGATATCGTGTGTTTTGAACAGCTCGACAATTTCTTTTACGATTTGAACGCCGTCGGATGCGATATTATCAAGCCGGTTTACATACGGCGCTACAAAATCCGCACCCGCCTGCGCCGCCAGGAAAGCCTGCTGCTGCGTAAATATGGCCGTCATCGTTACGTTGAAGCCTTCTTTTTTAAGGCGCATTGTGGCTTTAAGCCCTTCAGGTGAGATCGGTATTTTTATATAGAGATTGCTTTCTACAAGCTTCGTCAACGCGTATGTTTCGCGGACAATATTATCGGTATCAGTAGAAGTGGTCTGTATGTGCAGCATTCTGTCCGGCCCGATTACTTCGCGTATTTGTCGGATCAGCCCGACAAAGTCCGTTTTTTCTCGGGAAATAATAGACGGATTGGTCGTGACCCCGCTTATCGGATAGAATTCGAGGCATTTCTTAATGGCTTCGACATTTGCGCTGTCAATGATATATAGCATTTTTCTCCCTGGCCGGCGACATACCGGAATGCCCCGGCAAATTGATTTTTTATTATTTATCCATAATTATAATATAATGCGCTGCGTCTGTCAAGGAATTAACGGATAGTTGCGATATCAGCAAGAAAAATTTGCATTTACTTAATATTTATGTACGAGAATACACTAAATTTGCCATTTTTACGCCATAACTATGAAAGGTTTACATTGATGAATAAAAAACCTCTTGACAAGGGCTTTGTCCGTCTCGGACTCGAAATAGGCGACACAAGAGATAAATATGAAGAATACATGAGCTTTTTAAGCGATAATTACGATCTTGAAAAGCTCGATTTTCTTCTTATATATGTATCTCCCCGCGAAGTAAGTCGGGAAATGTTTTATGAATGGGCGAAATTCTTAAGCGATCACGATATATGCTTCGCATTTTTATATACTCAGCAACGCGGAGCGCCTAAAGACAGGAAAAGCCACCTTGATGCCGAAACTGTACAAGGAATAAAAGAAATAGCAAAAGAATATTTTATCGGCGATATGATCGGAGAATCCGGCGGACTTATGAGCTGGTATGAGGATTATTTCAAGAATGTGCCTTATTCGCTTCCGACCGATCTCGAGAATATGAGCGAAGCAAAAAAGCTGTATATCGATCATGTATCCGAGCTTGTAAAGCTTGATAACGATATGGGCATAAACAATGTGCTATCGGTTGAGGCGACCGCATGCGGCAGATATAATCTCGAGGCGGGTATAAAATACCTTTTTCTTGAGATGATGTGCGGTGATCCGGAGAAAATGACAGCTTCGGTAAGAGGCACCTCACGCGCTTATGGGCGCGATATATGGGGCTGTCATATCGCGCATGAATGGTACGGCGGACTTCGTCATGACGATGTTCTTAAATATTCGCGTCTAAGGCTTGCATACAAATATGCGTATATATCCGGCGCAAATTTTATTTATCCCGAAAGCGGAGATTTCGGCATGGTTTCATACGGTTATAAATACCCGAAAGATCATGAGTTTTGCCGCGAATACCGCCTGGCATGGGACGAATTCGCCGAATTTCTGAAAAACGATCACCGGCCGGAAAACGGTCCGCTCGTAAAGGTTGCATTTGTGCAGGGCAATCTCGATTCTTATGACGGGTGGGGCGCGGCAACCGCGTGGAATCAATTCGGAAGAACAGAATGGGGCTATTCCGATGCCGAAAAATCATGGGAAATACTGAAGAATGTAACTAAAAAGGATAAATGGCACATTGTCGAGAATTATGGAGAACACGATGTGTCAAACGCGCCCGCATATGGTCAGTATGACCTGATTCCTTCAGAAGCTCCGGCCGAAGCCATGAAACGATACGATGTATTGATATTTGCCGGTTGGAATACGATGACAGAGGAAATATTCGACAAGCTTTCAGAATATGTTCGCTGCGGCGGAGTGCTGTTTATCACCGCCGCGCATCTGTCGGTGAGCGATAAAAGAAACGGTGGATTTACGCCGATATCGGAAGAAAAGATATCCGGACTTTTAGGA is drawn from Oscillospiraceae bacterium and contains these coding sequences:
- a CDS encoding fructose-6-phosphate aldolase, with translation MLYIIDSANVEAIKKCLEFYPISGVTTNPSIISREKTDFVGLIRQIREVIGPDRMLHIQTTSTDTDNIVRETYALTKLVESNLYIKIPISPEGLKATMRLKKEGFNVTMTAIFTQQQAFLAAQAGADFVAPYVNRLDNIASDGVQIVKEIVELFKTHDIKSKVLAASFKNVEQVHKTVMAGAQSVTISPDMFDKLLYHPLTLYAMDDFEKDWDSVYNGKKIIDLIEKNKLN
- the csaB gene encoding polysaccharide pyruvyl transferase CsaB yields the protein MKILMATNGLDIGGAETHILELCLALRRMGHDITVASNGGVYEADLASAGVRCVRLPLNSKKLKDVFASRAGLARLIKTERYDIVHAHARIPAAILGSLRRSLKFKFVTTAHWVFNLRPLWRLLANWGDRCIAVSEDIKQYVIDEYSYYPDSVSVTINGIDTVKFSPDTPCADIAESFGMKSGVKTVLCVSRIDTDRSLSAFLLCDAAFELFKSGRKLNVVIVGAGSDYKKLNEKVREINECTGCELIKLAGSHTDINKFIAACDIFVGVSRAALEAMSAARPVILAGNEGYLGIYRKELFEKAYDGNFCCRQTRSASVEELARDIESLMDMPDKELAVIAGENRELIKQVYSVEHMADDYLRTYSELAPYETFKLPDIVISGYYGFGNMGDDSFLQVMVREIKKARPGVKLCVLSKTPRKTAQIYGVMSIGRLRIIKIYSLMRSASLLISGGGSLMQDETSSRSFIYYTVVMRIAKLAGAKLMIYSNGIGPINNNSNIKTAQDLLTAADAVTLREPSSYEFCKKLPGIKAELSCDPALLLEPCGKKREELLLKKCGICDFNCNCNFNCNNSEYKKYFAVSVRSCTNKRHLVEELGKFCAGMRAKGYEPVFFPLQRKADMGISMRVQKACGGGIIAKELTAGELIAVLKRMEFVVGMRLHILIYASAAGKNAIGIAYDPKIRDFLEYIDSSFCVMAESFTANELTEMSEDIIIHKNEYEQKLTGRVRELKKLAVRDARTAAEFVPAKD